The Sulfuricurvum sp. IAE1 DNA segment AGGGAGGCGAATCCTGCCTGCGCGGCGATGACGGGTCCAAGCGCCATGGCCGCGGCAAAACTGATCGCAATGGTCCCCCCCATCAGTGCCATCGCTTTCCCGCGCTGCTCTTCGTGTACCAGGTCGCTGATCATGGCGGGGATAACCGCGCCGATCGCGCCCGCTCCCTGGAGAAAACGTCCGATCATCAGGGTATAGATGTCGGTGCTGACCGCACAGATGATCGATCCGACCAGAAAGATCACCAGCCCCAGCAGAAGGGTCGGTTTGCGTCCCAGCCGGTCGCTCATTGTCCCGAAAGGGATTTGGAAAATCGCCTGCGTCAGGGCGTATCCGCCGACGATGACCCCGATCAGAAACGGGGTAGCCCCTTCAAGATGAAGGGCATAGGCCGAGAGGACCGGCAGGACGAGAAAAAGACCGAAAAAGCGCAGGGAGAGAATCGCCGAGAGGGGTAAAACCGTTTTAAACACGTTATGACCTTAGTTCCGCTAAAATTTTTGCCATTATAGTACATTTGCGGATGAGGCGAATCGCACCGCTCTCATCGCTAAGTCTTCTCTAAGGAATCGGAATGAAAATCGTTTTGGCTACCTCGAACAAAGGAAAAGTGCGCGAAATCGTCGAACTGCTGCACGATCGCGAAGTGTTCCCCTATACCGATCTCATGGAAGGGTTCGAGATCGTCGAGGACGGTGAAACGTTTGCCGCCAACGCCCTGATCAAGGCACGCGCGGTCTATGCGGCGCTGGGCGATGCAGACGCCGTCGTGATCGCGGACGACAGCGGGATCAGCGTCGATGCGCTGGGAGGGGAGCCGGGAATTTACAGTGCCCGCTACGGCGGCGAAAACGCCACGGACAAAGATAACCTGAACAAGCTGGTCGAAGCGCTCCGGGCCAAAGGGATCGGCGAATCCAAAGCCCACTACACCGCCGCCATCGCCGTCGTCTCCCGGGAGGGGGAGCGGTGTGTGCACGGATGGATGCACGGCCGCGTCATTACCGCGCCGCGGGGAGAGAACGGGTTCGGATACGATCCGATGTTTATCCCCGAAGGGTTCGGCCAAACGCTCGGCGAACTCCCCGATGACGTCAAGAAAGGGCTGTCACACCGCTCGCAGGCGCTTTCTTTGGCAAAGATCCTGATCGATCAGATCAAATTCCTGAGACGTTAGGCCGGAAGCTCCGTAATCAGATAGAAGAAAACCAACCCGACGACGATCCGGTAAATCGCAAAGGGGACGAAGGTGTGGCGACTGACGAAGGTGACGAACGCCTTGACGGTCGCCAGTGCGAAGATAAATGCGGTGACAAACGCGATCGAAAGCATCGACCAGTCCTCGACGACCATTTCGTTGCGGTGTTTGAGGAGGTCGTAGGCGGTGGCGATCACCATCGTCGGGATCGCGAGCAAAAACGAAAACTCCGCCGCGCTTTTACGGCTCAGCCCCATAAAAAGGCCGCCGATGAGGGTGGCTCCCGAACGGCTCGTCCCGGGAATCATCGAAAGGCTCTGGAAAATCCCGATCGTAAACGCCTCTTTAAAGGTGAGTTCCGAGACATCTTTTCCCGCATCGATCGGTTCGTTCCGGCGGAGGTATTCGATGATCAGGAAGACGATTCCCCCCGCAACGAGCATGATGCTGACCGTTTCGACCCCGAAAAGGGCCTTGATCTGTTTGTAGAACAAAAACCCCAAAACCCCCGCGGGTAAAAACGCGACGGCGATTTTGAACCAGAGCATCCGGTCTTGCAGGAGGCGCTGGGTGTAGAGGAACAAAACGGCGAGGATGCTGCCCAGCTGAATCGAGACTTCGAACGCTTTATGGGCGTTCGTCTGCTCGAGACCCAGCAGGTGCGAAGCGAGAATCAGGTGTCCGGTCGAAGAGATCGGAAGGAACTCGGTCACCCCCTCGAGGGCTCCGAGCAAAAGTGCGTCAAACAGTGTCATTCAAACTCTTTCATTTCTTTTGAGGGAATTTTAGCTTAAACCTCCCCTAACTTCCCTTTGGCTATAATATCGCTATTTTGCACTCCGAGTAAGGATAGACTCTATGTTACTTTTTACCCCCGGCCCAACCCCGGTACCCGAATCGGTACGTATCGCGATGGCGGGCGAAACGCTCCACCACCGAACCCCTGAATTCGAAGCGATTTTCGAACGCACCCGCGCACTGCTGTTCGAGCTTATGGGGATGGATGAGGTCTTGATGCTCGCTTCTTCGGGAACGGGCGCGATGGAGGGGGCCGTAATCAACCTGGCCCACTCCAAACTCCTCTCGATCAACTCCGGAAAATTCGGTGAGCGTTTCGGAAAAATTGCCCTCGCCCACGGGATTGCGAACGTCGAGATAAAACACGAATGGAATACCCCCGCGACCGTCGAGGAAGTAAAAGCGGCACTCGCCGCCAACCCCGATATCGACGCCATCGCGATCCAGATCTGTGAGAGTGCGGGCGGTCTGCGCCACAGCGTCGAGGAGATCGCCGCGGCGGTCAAAGCACACAACCCTTCCATCATGGTGATTGCTGATGGCATTACGGCGGTCGGGGTTGAAAAAATCGACGTAAGCAATATCGACTGTCTCATCTCGGGCAGCCAGAAAGCGTTGATGCTCCCTCCGGGACTTGCCATCATGGGGCTCTCTAACGCCGCCATCGAAAAAATCGGTGCGGGCAAAGGGTACTACTTCAACCTCGCGACCGAGATCAAGAACCAGCGTAAGAATACCACCGCATGGACGGCGGCGACAACGCTGATTATCGGGCTCGAAAGCGTCCTCAACCGTATCAAGGCCGAGGGGGGACTAGAGAAGCTTTACGCCGATACCGCCGCACGCGCGAAAGCGACCCGCGCCGCGATGGAAGCGATCGGGCTGCATCTGTACCCCGCACGTCCGGCCGATTCGATGACGACGGTGGACGATGCGGAGGCCAAAACGATCCGCTCGATCCTCAAAAAAGAGCTCGGGGTCAACGTAGCGGGCGGACAGGACCATATCAAGGAACTGATTTTCCGTATCAACCACATGGGGCTGATCGCCCCGTACGAAGCGGCATGGGTCGTCAACGGCGTGGAACTTGCACTGGCCAAAATGGGCCGCCGCCCTTATGACGGAACGGCCAACCGTGTTTTCAATACCGTTTACTTCGGGCTCTGATCGTTATGGTTTTTGAACACGAAATCCCCGAAGGCTCGAAGCTCTATTTCGCCGGCACGGCCAAAACGAAGCGCCGTATCGAAAATACCGCCAGCGAAGTACTCAGCGAAGCGGGGTTTGAAGAGATCCTTACCCCGTTGTTTTCATATCATCAGCACATGAGTGTCTGCGATCAGCGCGAGTTGATCCGGGTCAATGACAGCGAGAATCATCCGATCAGCCTGCGGGCCGATTCCACGATCGACGTCGTTCGGATCGTCAACAAACGCCTGGGCGGCAACACCGAGCATAAAAAATGGTTTTACATCCAGCCGGTCTACCGCTATCCGGCCAATGAGCAGTATCAAGTCGGGGTCGAGATCATCGGCGAACCGAACCTTTCCGCTGCACTGACGCAGGCGACGCGGATTGTGAAAAAACTGGGGATCGCACCGCTGTTGCAGATTTCAAACATCAATATTCCGCGTATTCTTTCGGAGACGCTCGAACTGGAACTCGATGATTTCCGGCACGTCAACATCGAAAAGTTTCTCGCTCTGAAAATCGAATGGCTGACGCGCCTGGTTTATCTCCAGCACCCCGACGAAATCGATGCGGTTGTCGCAATCGTTCCCGACGCGATCAAAGCGGAGTTGCTCAAAATCAAGGAACTGTGCGCGGAGCTTGATTATCCCAACGTCGTCGTGGCGCCGTTGTATTACGCCAAAATGCTTTATTACGACGAGCTTTTTTTCCGGGTTATCGAAAAAAACGAAACGTATGCCATGGGCGGGCGCTACAAAAGCGACGAAACCGTTTCGGTCGGTTTTGCCATTTACACCGATGCGTTGATCGACGCATTACACCAATAAAGATAGGATTTACATGAAAGCGGATTTAATCGTAGGAATTCAGTGGGGAGATGAAGGAAAAGGGAAAATCGTCGATTTGCTGGCACAGCAATACGACGTCGTCGCCCGCTATCAGGGGGGACACAATGCCGGGCACACGATCGTCGTCGACGGCAAAACCCATGCCCTGCACCTGATCCCCTCGGGGATTTTGAACCCCGACGCGGTCAACATTATCGGAAACGGCGTCGTCGTTTCCCCAGAAGCGCTAATCAAAGAGATGAAGCAGTTTGAGAACCTTCTGGGACGTTTGTACGTATCCGAATCGGCCCACATGATCCTGACGTTTCACACGCTGATCGACCAGGCCAAAGAAAAGCTGCGCGGTGAAAAAGCGATCGGTACCACCGGCCGCGGTATCGGACCTGCGTACAGCGAAAAAATCGCCCGCGCGGGATTCCGCCTCGGCGAATTGCGGGATGTGGAGGCGCTGACTTCGCGCGTTATGGAGTACTTTGTCCAGAACAAAGCGATTTTCGAAGCGCTCTGTATCGAATTGCCATCGCGTGAAGAGCTGGTGGCCGAATTGAACGGCTATGCAGAAAAACTGGTTCCGTTCCTCGCCAACACGACCCAGATGGCGTGGAAAATGATGGATGAAGGGAAAAAGATCCTTTTGGAAGGGGCGCAGGGGACGATGCTCGACATTGACCACGGAACCTATCCCTACGTTACAAGCTCCTCGACGATTTCGGCCGGAGCATGTACGGGTCTGGGAATCAACCCCAAAGACATCGGTAAAGTGACGGGGATCGTCAAAGCGTACTGCACCCGCGTCGGTAACGGCCCTTTCCCGACCGAAGACCACGGTGAAATCGGTGAGAGACTGCGTCAGCAGGGACACGAGTTCGGCACTACCACCGGGCGTCCCCGCCGCTGCGGATGGTTCGATGCGGTAGCCTGCCGCTACGCCAGCCGCCTCAACGGGTGTGACGAACTTGCCATCATGAAGCTCGACGTTCTGGACGGATTCGATGAAATCCAGGTGTGCGTAGGCTACGAAGTTGACGGCAAAGTGATCGACTACCTGCCGATCGATCTTGAAAACGTCAAACCGGTCTACCAAACGTTCCCGGGATGGAAGAGCACCGTCGGTGTCCGCTCTTTTGATGCTCTCCCCAAAGAGGCGCAGGAGTATCTCAAAGCGCTCGAAGCGTTTACCGGAACCAAGATCGGCATGATCTCGACATCGCCCGACCGGAACGATACCATTACGTTATAACGACCGCGACAAGGAGCCGTTATGGGAAAATCGCGTTACGAGCCTCTGGTCAAACTGAAAAAAAAGAATCTCGAAGAGGCCGAACGCGCCCTGATCGCGGCGAACAACGAAGTCGCTGGGGCCAGCCACAGCCTCAACCGCGCTTATGAAATCCTTGCCACCCTCCACCTCCCCCAAAGCGGCTCCGTCCGCGACCTTTCCCAGGCCAAACTGATGATCCGGACCCAGCACGAGACTATCGAACGGTGTAAAACGGCTCTGCAGGAGGCTGAGGAAAAACAGCGTATGATGCGCGAACGGTTTAACGTCTCACGGATCGAATTCGAGAAGTTCAGCTATCTCGAAGTGCAGGAAGTAAACGCCAAGATCAAAAAAATCAAGGCGCAAGAAGCTAAAATGCTTGACGAAATCGGCACACTAACCTATAAAAGAGATAACAAATGAAACCTTTCTGGATCGTATCGATACTCGCATCAGCGGTATTCGCCGCCCCGAATACCAAGTCGTACGAGTGTACGAAAATCTTTGAAGACCGTAAAAACGAACTGCTCGTCGAACTCGAGCGGATCGACGAGCAGCGCCAGTCGCTCGACGCGCTCAAGCGGGCGACCGAAGACCTCCTCCGTAAAAAAGAGGCGATGATCAAAGGGAAAGACACCAAGGTGGACCAGAAACTGGCCGAGATCAAGGCCAAGGAAGCCTCGGTGAAAAAGATGCTCGAGCAGAACAAAAAAGTGCTCGACGAGATCAAGCAGCTCAAAGCCGACAAAGTTTCCCAGACATTTGCCAAAATGAAGCCCGCCGCATCAGCGCAGATTCTATCGCAAATGAGTGCCGACGAAGCCGCCGGGATCATGAGCACGCTCAATACGAAAGTGGTAGGGCAGATTCTGGCGAAAATGGATCCGAAAAAAGGGTCCGAAATTACCGCGAAACTCAAGGCTATTCCCGAACCAAAGCCCTAATCCCACTGCCGCCTAAGCCATTTTAGAGGTGTTTTGGGATAAAATGGCAAAAATTCCACTCAGGGCAGGCAATGAAGGTTTCACTGACACACGTACCCCACATCGCAACGCGTATTGCCGTTGATCTAAGCCGCAGCGGGCTGGTCACGATGACCAAAGGGCTGGAAAGTGCCGCAAAAGAAGCGGAATCGGTCTTGGCTGCCAACATCAAAAAAGAGATGGCCCTCGAAGAGAAAGTCAAAGAGATCGTCAACGCCAACGAAGAGCAGATCGATTTCTACCTTGCCGACGAACGCCAGCTTTTTTTCATGATCAAAAAGAAACTGGCTCCGGAATTCGGCGTCATCCTTTCGTACGAAGACCGTTATTCGGACATTGCCCACCAGATTCTCGACGCCCTTTATGAAGAAGACCTGATCCGTTACGACGTCAGCGAAAACCGGATCAAAAACGTCATTTACGACGCGATCACCGCATCGATCGCCGATACGGCCGAGATCGAATCGGCCGTATTCCAGAAAATCAAAAGCTACAAGCGCCATCTCATTCCCGGGACCGACGAGTTTGAGATCGTTTACGACAAACTCTACAAAGAAGAGCTGGTACGAAGGGGGATCGCATGATGCGCGACGTATGGATTTATCTTGAAAACGGCACTTACCTGCAGGGGAAGAGTTTCGGTGCCGACACCACCGCCGTCGGTGAAATCGTTTTCAACACGTCTATGAGCGGATACCAGGAGATCATCACCGACCCTTCCTACGCGGGGCAGTTTGTGACCTTCACGATGCCTGAAATCGGGAATGTCGGGGTCAATGCCGAAGATATGGAAAGCACCCGTGCCCACTGCAAGGGGATCATCGTCCGTCAATACCAGGCGCGATACTCGAATTTCCGCGCCGAAGAGGCTCTGCACACTTTTCTCGAAAAACACGGCATTATCGGGATCTGCGAAGTCGACACCCGTTTTATCACGAAAATGCTCCGTACTGAAGGGGCGATGATGATGATCGCTTCTACAAAGGTAAGCGACAAGGGCGAACTCAAAAAAATGCTTGAAAGCTCTCCGCGCATCGAAGAGATCAACTACATCGAGGAAGTGAGCACGAAGAGCCCCTACAAACACCGTGACGGCGTCTACGATCCCGTAACGTTCCGCTACAACGACGCCCCTGAAGCCAAAGCGCGCCTTGCCGCGATCGATTTCGGGGTAAAACGCAACATCCTCAACGAACTCACCGAAGTGGGATTCGAAGTGGAAGTGCTTCCCAACACGTTCAATGCAGACGATTTGATCAAGCGCTATGAAGCCGGAGAGATCGACGGCGTGTTTCTCTCCAACGGCCCCGGAGACCCGCTGGTCCTGAAAAAGGAACAAGCCGAGATCAAAAAACTGATCGAGCGTAAAGTTCCGCTGTGCGGCATCTGCCTCGGGCACCAGCTGCTCAGTATCGCCCACGGGTACGATACCCACAAACTCAAATTCGGCCACCACGGCGGGAACCACCCCGTTAAAAACGTCAAAACGGGAATGGTCGAGATTACGGCGCAGAACCACAACTACAACGTTCCCGAAGAGGTACGCGAAATCGCCGACGTGACCCATATCAATCTTTTTGACAACACGATCGAGGGACTCCGCTACAAAACGGGTCCCGTCTTCTCGGTGCAGCACCACCCCGAATCGAGCCCGGGACCGAAAGAGGCCCGCACCATTTTTACCGACTTCCTCCAGCTCGTTCAGCGCTGATTCGGAGCGGCAGCGAACGCCCCATCAGCGATTTCTTCCCCCGGATATCTCCCTGTGTTACTTTTTTTCTCCTTATTCTGTATAAAACCTTAAATTAATCGTTAAGTTTTCATATGGCGAAAAACCTTTAAAAATTTAAGATTCCTTAAATACTGCGATTGCTATTATTAGAGTGTCTAATAGCCTACTTTTGTTACAAAAGTGTTAAGGGCACCTCTAAAAATCGGGTTTTTCGGTTTTTAGAGGTGCCCTAATCAGGCTCTTATGCTTTGAATCTTTAAGGAGGTCGTAAATGGATAATCGTCCATTGGAGTATGATTACACGGTCGCTAAGATGTTTATGCTTACAACTGTGTTACTCGGAATTGTCGGAATGCTTGTCGGCGTTATTTTGGCGTGGCAATTGGCGTTTCCTCAAGTGAATCTTATGCTGGGTGAAGGATTGGCGGAGTACACCAACTTCAGCCGTCTTCGTCCGCTGCACACCGATGCGGTAATCTTCGGGTTTACCCTGAGCGGTATTTGGGCTACATGGTACTATGTAGGTCAGCGTGTATTGAAAGTATCGATGGCGGAATCAAAATTCCTCATGTTCCTCGGCAAACTGCACTTCTGGCTCTATCTGCTGGTCGTCGTAGCGGTTGTCGGTTCACTCTTGATGGGTATCACTACCTCGAAAGAGTATGCGGAATTTGAATGGCCGATCGACCTTGCCGTCGTCGTCGTATGGGTAATCTGGGGTATGAGCATTTTCGGTTTGATCGGTATCCGCCGTGAAAAATCGCTCTACATCTCTATCTGGTATTATATTGCTACGTTCCTCGGTATCGCTATGCTGTACCTTTTCAACAACATGGCGGTTCCGACGTATTTCGTTTCGGGTGTCGGTGCATGGTACCACTCGGTCTCTATGTATTCTGGAACCAATGATGCGCTGGTACAGTGGTGGTACGGACACAATGCGGTTGCATTCGGATTCACCGTTCCCATCGTTGCGATGATCTACTACTTCCTTCCGAAAGAATCGGGCCAGGCGGTTTATTCGTATAAACTCTCTTTGCTTGCGTTCTGGGGTCTGATGTTTGTTTACCTCTGGGCCGGCGGACACCACCTGATCTACTCTACTGTACCCGACTGGATGCAGACTATGGGTTCTGTTTTCTCGGTAGTTCTGATCCTTCCTTCATGGGGTTCTGCGATCAACATGCTCTTGACGATGAAAGGTGAATGGCAGCAGGTAGCGGCAAGTCCGTTGATCAAATTCATGATCCTAGCGTCAACATTCTACATGTTCTCGACTCTCGAAGGTCCGATCCAGGCGATCAAATCGGTCAATGCGCTGGCTCACTTCACAGACTGGATCGTCGGTCACGTACACGACGGTGTTCTCGGATGGGTTGCGTTCATGATCATGGCCGCTCTTTTCCATATGGCTCCGCGTGTTTTCAAACGCGAGATCTATTCGAAATCACTGATGAACACGCAGTTCTGGATCCAGACGCTCGGTGTTGTTCTGTACTTTACGTCTATGTGGATCGCAGGTATTACTCAGGGTATGATGTGGCGTGCTCACGACGAGTTCGGTAACCTTGCCTACTCGTTCATCGATACGGTAACCGTATTGCACCCGTATTACACTATCCGTGCGGTCGGTGGTTCACTCTACCTGATCGGTATGTTCCTGTTTGCGTACAACATGTACAAAACGATGACCAGCGCTCGCCGTGTCGACGAGTCTGAACTTCAAACCGCGTCGCCAATGGGCGCTTAATCAGGAGGGGGAAATATGTTTCACTGGTTAGAAAAACACCCGTTCTTTTTCGCGGTAGCGGTATTCGTCACCATCGCGTTTGCGGGGCTTATCGAAATTTTGCCAAACTTTGCGCAGGCTTCTCAGCCGGTTGTCGGGACCAAACCTTACAGCACGCTCGAACTTGCGGGACGTCATGTTTACATCAAAAACAGCTGTAACGCATGTCACTCACAACTGATCCGTCCGTTCAAATCAGAGACTGACCGCTACGGTCACTACAGCCTGAGCGGTGAATATGCGTACGATCGCCCGTTCCTTTGGGGTTCAAAACGTACCGGGCCTGACCTCATGCGCGTAGGTAACTACCGTACGACGGACTGGCACGAAAACCACATGAAAGATCCTGCGGGAGTCGTTCCAGGTTCTATCATGCCGGCATACCGCTGGATGTTCAAAAATATGGCAGACGTCGATACGGCGTATGCGGAGCAGGTAACGGTTAACAAAGTATTCGCCGTTCCTTACAACCAAGAGATCCCTATGGCTGACGGAAGCAAAGCGAACGTCAAGCTTGCGGCTACGTTGGAAGAAGCAAAAGCAGACGCTCTTGAAGAGGCGAAAGCGATTGCGGCAGACATGAAAGACCAGGATGTCAAAGATGCGGTTGCAGCGGGTCAAATCCCTGAAATCGTAGCGCTTATCGCGTATCTGAACAGCCTGAAATAAAGGGGAGCGGGTGGATATCGGTACGATTCAGGCCTATGCTTACTTTTTCTTCACCGCTTTCTTGGTAGTGGTATTGTATGCGTACATTTATCACCTCTACAGTTCGCAGTGGAAAGGGAAGCGCGACTATGAAAAGTACGGAAATATCGCGCTCCATGACGAGATCGACGACAAACCCGTCGAAGAGATCTCGAAAAACGATGAAAAAAAGTAGGAGGCATAAATGAATAAGACAGTACTTGCCGCTATTGTGATCGTAATTGCAATGGCGGGTGCAACCTACCTTGCTGTCGGTAGTGCCGGCGGTATGGGTGGTGAGGGTGACTGGGTTAACAAACTCGCCGTGTTGGGTGCGCTTGTCCTGGTCGTCGTGACAGCGTTCGTAGTGACTAAATATGTTCGCCAGATGCAAACAGATAAAGCGAGCGGAAAACTTGCGGATGAAAACTGGGACGGGATCGGAGAATATAAAAACGAACTTCCTTTCGGATGGGCGGTTATTTTCCTCGGTCTCAACATCTGGGCAATCTGGTACTTCCTCGCGGGTTATCCGGTTAACGCCTATTCGCAAATCGGTGAATACAATGAAGAAGTAGCGGCACACGACACAAAATTCGAAGCGGAACATGCGAACATGGATGAAGAGACGCTTAAAGAGATGGGCGGATCGGTATTTATCGTACAATGTGCTCCGTGTCACGGTCTTCAGGCAGACGGTATCGACGGCAAAGCGGCGAACCTGAATGTCCGTCTCGAAGAAAAAACAATCAAACACGTGATCAACAACGGTTCGAACAACCAGCTCCTGGGAATGGAAATGCCGATGCCGGATCGTAACGGTTTGATGAACGCCAACACGGGTGCTTTGATTACCGATGCGGAAATTGATGCGGTTGCCAAATACGTTGCCGGCGGTCTCAAAGGGACTGAAGGTGCCGACGTATTTGCCGGAACATGTGCCGCATGTCACGGAGCAGACGGCAAAGGGATCGATATGGTCGGACCAAGCCTGGCCGATTACAATCCGACTCTCGTGGCCAATGTTCTCAAACACGGTAAAAAAGGTGCGATCGGTGCAATGCCGGCATTCAACAACTTGACTGAAGTTCAAGTCAAAGCGCTTGGTGCGTATGTCACCGGCCTCAGCAAATAAGGAGAGTCTTATGGAAAATCGTAGCATTTTTGCATTGGACGGCATCACCGGGATGTTGATCGCAACAGTATTGTTGCTTTCCATTCTCGCTTTCCTCACGGTTTTGGGACTCGGCGCGCAGCAAAACAATGCCGCCAACTTCTACAAAATCGAAAATGAAAAAGAGATCAAGATGATTAGCACCGATAACGCTAAGCATCGGGTCAACGTAGAGTAAGGGGTTTAGTATGGCAAGTATCATGGATAAACTCATCACTTGGACATTGGTGATTTCCGCAGCGGTAACGCTGTGGGCGGTTGTTACGCCCAATCACCTGTTTATCGGGTAAAGGGTAGCGTTTGTTACTCTCGCGAGGGCTGGCGGCCCTCACCCTCATCCTTTTTTCCGCACTTTCTCTCCATGCAGAATTCTTATATAAAGATGATGTTGTCAAAAATCCGGCATTTAGCGAACAGATCAACGCGATCGGCACGGAGCTAAAAGCCAAAACGGGCGTTTCGCTCTACCTTGTCATGGTTCGTGACCTCGACGGCAACCAGAGCATCGCCGACTTCGAAAAGCAGCTGGC contains these protein-coding regions:
- the rdgB gene encoding RdgB/HAM1 family non-canonical purine NTP pyrophosphatase, whose translation is MKIVLATSNKGKVREIVELLHDREVFPYTDLMEGFEIVEDGETFAANALIKARAVYAALGDADAVVIADDSGISVDALGGEPGIYSARYGGENATDKDNLNKLVEALRAKGIGESKAHYTAAIAVVSREGERCVHGWMHGRVITAPRGENGFGYDPMFIPEGFGQTLGELPDDVKKGLSHRSQALSLAKILIDQIKFLRR
- a CDS encoding undecaprenyl-diphosphate phosphatase — encoded protein: MTLFDALLLGALEGVTEFLPISSTGHLILASHLLGLEQTNAHKAFEVSIQLGSILAVLFLYTQRLLQDRMLWFKIAVAFLPAGVLGFLFYKQIKALFGVETVSIMLVAGGIVFLIIEYLRRNEPIDAGKDVSELTFKEAFTIGIFQSLSMIPGTSRSGATLIGGLFMGLSRKSAAEFSFLLAIPTMVIATAYDLLKHRNEMVVEDWSMLSIAFVTAFIFALATVKAFVTFVSRHTFVPFAIYRIVVGLVFFYLITELPA
- a CDS encoding alanine--glyoxylate aminotransferase family protein, which produces MLLFTPGPTPVPESVRIAMAGETLHHRTPEFEAIFERTRALLFELMGMDEVLMLASSGTGAMEGAVINLAHSKLLSINSGKFGERFGKIALAHGIANVEIKHEWNTPATVEEVKAALAANPDIDAIAIQICESAGGLRHSVEEIAAAVKAHNPSIMVIADGITAVGVEKIDVSNIDCLISGSQKALMLPPGLAIMGLSNAAIEKIGAGKGYYFNLATEIKNQRKNTTAWTAATTLIIGLESVLNRIKAEGGLEKLYADTAARAKATRAAMEAIGLHLYPARPADSMTTVDDAEAKTIRSILKKELGVNVAGGQDHIKELIFRINHMGLIAPYEAAWVVNGVELALAKMGRRPYDGTANRVFNTVYFGL
- a CDS encoding ATP phosphoribosyltransferase regulatory subunit — protein: MVFEHEIPEGSKLYFAGTAKTKRRIENTASEVLSEAGFEEILTPLFSYHQHMSVCDQRELIRVNDSENHPISLRADSTIDVVRIVNKRLGGNTEHKKWFYIQPVYRYPANEQYQVGVEIIGEPNLSAALTQATRIVKKLGIAPLLQISNINIPRILSETLELELDDFRHVNIEKFLALKIEWLTRLVYLQHPDEIDAVVAIVPDAIKAELLKIKELCAELDYPNVVVAPLYYAKMLYYDELFFRVIEKNETYAMGGRYKSDETVSVGFAIYTDALIDALHQ
- a CDS encoding adenylosuccinate synthase produces the protein MKADLIVGIQWGDEGKGKIVDLLAQQYDVVARYQGGHNAGHTIVVDGKTHALHLIPSGILNPDAVNIIGNGVVVSPEALIKEMKQFENLLGRLYVSESAHMILTFHTLIDQAKEKLRGEKAIGTTGRGIGPAYSEKIARAGFRLGELRDVEALTSRVMEYFVQNKAIFEALCIELPSREELVAELNGYAEKLVPFLANTTQMAWKMMDEGKKILLEGAQGTMLDIDHGTYPYVTSSSTISAGACTGLGINPKDIGKVTGIVKAYCTRVGNGPFPTEDHGEIGERLRQQGHEFGTTTGRPRRCGWFDAVACRYASRLNGCDELAIMKLDVLDGFDEIQVCVGYEVDGKVIDYLPIDLENVKPVYQTFPGWKSTVGVRSFDALPKEAQEYLKALEAFTGTKIGMISTSPDRNDTITL
- a CDS encoding flagellar FliJ family protein, with product MGKSRYEPLVKLKKKNLEEAERALIAANNEVAGASHSLNRAYEILATLHLPQSGSVRDLSQAKLMIRTQHETIERCKTALQEAEEKQRMMRERFNVSRIEFEKFSYLEVQEVNAKIKKIKAQEAKMLDEIGTLTYKRDNK
- a CDS encoding MotE family protein; this translates as MKPFWIVSILASAVFAAPNTKSYECTKIFEDRKNELLVELERIDEQRQSLDALKRATEDLLRKKEAMIKGKDTKVDQKLAEIKAKEASVKKMLEQNKKVLDEIKQLKADKVSQTFAKMKPAASAQILSQMSADEAAGIMSTLNTKVVGQILAKMDPKKGSEITAKLKAIPEPKP
- a CDS encoding DUF507 family protein, with the protein product MKVSLTHVPHIATRIAVDLSRSGLVTMTKGLESAAKEAESVLAANIKKEMALEEKVKEIVNANEEQIDFYLADERQLFFMIKKKLAPEFGVILSYEDRYSDIAHQILDALYEEDLIRYDVSENRIKNVIYDAITASIADTAEIESAVFQKIKSYKRHLIPGTDEFEIVYDKLYKEELVRRGIA
- the carA gene encoding glutamine-hydrolyzing carbamoyl-phosphate synthase small subunit; amino-acid sequence: MRDVWIYLENGTYLQGKSFGADTTAVGEIVFNTSMSGYQEIITDPSYAGQFVTFTMPEIGNVGVNAEDMESTRAHCKGIIVRQYQARYSNFRAEEALHTFLEKHGIIGICEVDTRFITKMLRTEGAMMMIASTKVSDKGELKKMLESSPRIEEINYIEEVSTKSPYKHRDGVYDPVTFRYNDAPEAKARLAAIDFGVKRNILNELTEVGFEVEVLPNTFNADDLIKRYEAGEIDGVFLSNGPGDPLVLKKEQAEIKKLIERKVPLCGICLGHQLLSIAHGYDTHKLKFGHHGGNHPVKNVKTGMVEITAQNHNYNVPEEVREIADVTHINLFDNTIEGLRYKTGPVFSVQHHPESSPGPKEARTIFTDFLQLVQR
- the ccoN gene encoding cytochrome-c oxidase, cbb3-type subunit I, with the protein product MDNRPLEYDYTVAKMFMLTTVLLGIVGMLVGVILAWQLAFPQVNLMLGEGLAEYTNFSRLRPLHTDAVIFGFTLSGIWATWYYVGQRVLKVSMAESKFLMFLGKLHFWLYLLVVVAVVGSLLMGITTSKEYAEFEWPIDLAVVVVWVIWGMSIFGLIGIRREKSLYISIWYYIATFLGIAMLYLFNNMAVPTYFVSGVGAWYHSVSMYSGTNDALVQWWYGHNAVAFGFTVPIVAMIYYFLPKESGQAVYSYKLSLLAFWGLMFVYLWAGGHHLIYSTVPDWMQTMGSVFSVVLILPSWGSAINMLLTMKGEWQQVAASPLIKFMILASTFYMFSTLEGPIQAIKSVNALAHFTDWIVGHVHDGVLGWVAFMIMAALFHMAPRVFKREIYSKSLMNTQFWIQTLGVVLYFTSMWIAGITQGMMWRAHDEFGNLAYSFIDTVTVLHPYYTIRAVGGSLYLIGMFLFAYNMYKTMTSARRVDESELQTASPMGA